The Primulina tabacum isolate GXHZ01 chromosome 1, ASM2559414v2, whole genome shotgun sequence genome contains the following window.
TGTATTAGTTTATGAGTTGTTTCTCTTTCTTGTTTCTAAAAGACAAAATATCTTTATTATCCTTCGTGTTATGTGTAGTAACTTTTTATTACTATAATAACTTTACCGCccaaactatttttttttctatttgtatatttaatcatcatcatcatagcACATTCCCGCTAGTGGCGGGAACCGACTACACGGATATTAGTTCTCCAAACTAAGCGATTTTTCCACATATCATCTCTTAAACCATGATCACAATTAAGTTGTGTTGTGAATGATTGACTAAGGTTTTTGAAGTAATTTGTATAACCgataatgatttattttttagcaTATGAtcttttttatttcatttcataATTCAATAATCCATACCTATCAACATTTTAATTTTcacttgatttaaatttttgatTCGAGAATTCTTTTTGTTAGCTTTATCCCCTAAAACATTGTGACCCCCTTCAACGAATTTTTCGTTTTAAAAGGTGTCAGCATAATAAAATTTGATTAGATATGTAAATATTTTGGGGCTCAAAGATTGTTTTTGTGCATCTTATCCTTGCCATGTTGCCTTAGCAGAAACATGTCATTTTTGCCAACGgagctttcaaattctgaagAAAACCTATGGGTTTTGGGAAGATTAATAATGTAATAAGTCCTCATTTTTTAATGTATCGATTTATATGAGGATATAATTGTCAAAATATGGTTCATAACATAAACTCCATGTGTGGGTCACTTTTGGTCAGACTTTGGGATTTAGTGCTTTTCTTAAAGCATTAGATGTAGGAGACAGTTTTTCCATTGGGATAAAATGATGCCGGCTAgagataatataaatatgaactATAGGTTGAGTTAGCAAGAAGGTTTGAGGGCTGGTTAGTTTTTCCATTGAAGATAAATCTTTTGTCATGTTGTAATTAACTGTTTGcttttattttatgttaattATGCTGATTTGAGTAATTAATCTCATACAatactaattttattttaacgATTAAATAGCATGGTTGATAGTTCACTGGACGAAATTAAATTGAGGTGCTTGGAAATGAGGTTGAGAGAATACCAGTATACCACCTCCCATCCAACTAGTAAATTGTTGGTAACAAATTACTTGATTTTTATTGGGTGAATACATTGAGTATGATATGATGGTGTCAAAGATTGCCAAAATCTAGGAAGGGAGGAAATCGTGTTAAAAAATTTTCCGCTGTAATGCAATAGACAAAAAGTGTTTATGGACTTACCCGTTATCGGTTGTATGGTTGCTTTACAGTTCATATGGACACGTTGTATAGACTAGCATTCAAGTCGGGGGAGAAACACTAGGTTTTTGCCTATAAATTATACACGTCCCATTAGGGTTCTTACGCTCTTTCACAGCCACCACAGCCACCATTCTCAACTCAACTTTTGTCCTACAAGAATTCTCTTTCCCCCTTTCTAAATCAACCCAGTTTTTTTGTTTATCAATTTGTTCTGTTTTAGAACAAATAGAAGTATTGAGGTCGATGGCTTTTAATGGATCTGGATGCTCAAGATCTACATCTGGAACAGCTGAGCCGGAGCGTGGGCTAAAGAAAACGCCATGGACTCTATCAGAGGATAACATCCTAAGGGAGTATGTAAAAAAGCATGGTGAGGGAAATTGGGGTTCGATTCAGGAGATATCCGGACTAGATAAATCGGGGAAGAGCTGTAGAAACAGATGGGCCAATTATTTGAGGCCTAATCTGAAGAAAGGTGCATTTTCTGCTGAGGAAGAAAAACTTATTATTGAGCTTCATGGGGAGCATGGTAACAAATGGGCTCACATAGCTGCTCAGGTTATAAATTTGTCTTGGatgattatatatttattttttgtgtttattttttCATCATGGATTTACTAAAGGGttcaacattataatttacTTTCTCATGTATATAGCTTCAAGGTAGAACAGACAACGAGGTCAAGAATTACTGGAATATGAGATTGAAGAAATGCCAACGTTCGGGTTTGGCAATTTACCCTCAAGAAATGTCTCGACTGAATCAGCCCCTCAATTCTTCACCATCACCAGCATTTTCATCACATTTAGCTTCATTTCAGCCCCAAGATCCAAATCTTTTATGCCTATCCAATTCCATCGTATCACCATCTCCAAACGATCCTTTACCGAACATGCTTGATAAATCATGTTCCGCTAACTATTTGACGTTTGCGAGAGAGAGCAATGGTGGTATGGCCTTGTCATTGATGGTCTCAGATGCCTCAAATGAATTATTTTCTTCACCCACTTTAGTTACAGTGCCTTCTGTCAATCAAATCTTACCAAATTCATTGCTAGCGCTTCCAGTTCAAGAAAATTTTCTCAATTTTGGCTTCAATCCTGACCCGAACAAGTGGGTTTTAGGCCTTCCAGCCATGCAATCACCAGGGATGGTCACATTGACTCTTGAACCTTTTTCAAGCGATAATGTGATTGCCACCCCAAATAGCAGTGCTGGGGATTTTGAGGTGATGAAATCAGAATTTTTGCAAGGTAATACAATGATTTACGGATATATAATCTTTATTTATTAGCATGGAAATTGTTGATAGGCAATCTAGGAAGGATTTTGGTACAATTCAAGTtatgggaattagttgtgttgATTGAAATTTAAGTTTTAGTTTGCAATATATGACAAAACCACCTTTGAAAATTTTTCCAAGGACGATAACTCTCCTGTTGTTTTTTGCCATTTCGATGTATTTTTTTCACTTTCTTTTGCTATGCATATTTTTTCTATAGTATCAATGcaatttccaaaattttcatttagcTGAAATACTGCCGTTATCGTTTTGAAGTGACTAAAGACCAATAAGAATCTACCTTCTTTTCATGTTCATGGATTTTGAAGTTCAAGGACGAGTAATCAATTAATTTCCTCTTTTTTGGTTTTCCTTTTACATGAGCATTTCAGAGAAAATACGCAATACATTTGAGTGTAATTAGATTTATGGTTGCTCAAAATTTTATTAACTCCTATCAACCCGGACTCCATGAAGAACTATATACAACAATTTGCAtaattttttacaaaattaaaACAGTTCGATGCCACTATTGATTTTTCATCCTGCATTGTGATGAATGCAACTGCAAGGTAAGCAACATTGATTTGAGTCTTGTTTGCTAACAAATATGAACTCTTTGGGGTTATTGCTGCTAATGGCATCAAATATTTGTAGCCTGACTTGGTGTTACTTGATTCATGAACGAGTTTCTGTCacctttatataattttatttgtttGCAGGCCCAGAGAACAAGGACTCCCGAGACGACTTCAGGTTTCTCAACGAAGAACTCTCAAAGCTTCTTGACGTCCCATTATCAGCGCCCATCCCTGAATGGGATGATTTAGACCCGCGCACTTTCTGATTTCTGATTCATAGCGCTAATCTTCGAgtatttcttttgtttttcgGTCATTTGTATGTGTTAACATGGGGCATTTGCCTGTTTAACCTGAACTTTTTAATGTGTTAGTTTCtgcttatttatatattattatgttTATTGGTGCCATTCGCGTTTCATAGTATTTATAGTTCGGATTGATAtccattttgttatttttttcattttggtTTTAGGGAAAATAAAATCGAAAATGAAAATCCGGAATGCGATAaacattaaatttatatttctgATATATATCAAGCTGCAGTTCTCCTTTGATATTGTGGATGGATTTGTGGTTTAAAGCTCAACTTAATAAACCCTTATTTTTGGTGATGGATATATGTTATTATAAATTATGatgtttgattaattgattttgtAGTTTAATGCTCGATTAACTTTTCAGCTTTAGatattttatatgtattttttttggTCAGATTTTTTCTTAGTGATTTTTCGCCCCCACATGATATTCAGATTTTCAAgtatttatttcataaattttacATCATTTTTTCATCATTTCATTTTACGAGTCAAATGGTGTCATAACACTAAATATCACAAGGTGGACATGGAGAGCAGGGCCGACCATCGATTTGGTTGAAATGCtctttttagaaaaataacacataaaatttATTGTCAGTATTTCGTATACTCACACAAATCCACAAGAAAGAGAAAGAATCGGAACTTTGACTTCTATGATTGAAAAGCAGTAATATAGTTCTATTTAGGAAAGCGAAAGTGAGCCAGTGTACCAAGTCCTTGAAATTAGCCATGGTAGGCCTATGCTAAGGCAAAAAGGCCAGCATATAACTGAAACTCAAAAGGTAAGCCTCCTTTATCTAATAATAAGCTAGGAAGATATCCATAGCGCTAACAAGTATTAGTGATCTTCCTCTTCTCTTAGTGGGAGGAAGAGTTCTAGTTCAAGCTACCTGAGCTAACTGCTTTTCACTCGAATTCCACTTTACTGCTCTTAGAGCGAGAAAAGGAAGTCCAGCAACTTTCATTTGTTAGGAGTAGGGGCTGAAAAGAGCCTTCTTCTTTGTCTAGCTCTGCTGCTCTATACCCTGCTCAGCATCCTGGAGAGATAAAACGAATGGAGTTGAGAACGCGGCGTCCTATGGTCCCATTGAACATAAATATCGAATTGAAATTTGAGCCACAAGATCGACAGCCATTTGCCAAGAAATTCTCTGAAAATGGTTAGGGTTTCATATATTTAGGCGATCGCGGCAGTCAGAGGCTCCTGCATACTCGgcaacatatatattttatttggagcgactaacgatttttaaaaaagattCTATTTATTGCCTTTATACGTTAACCGTTTCCAATTTGTTCACAACGGGCCTAATATGGGATATCATGCTATGAACAAACCAGTTGTTTGGCCCAATTTTCAAACCCATTAAATTCAACATGTTCAATAGTTcaactaattttatttatttatttatttatttatttttttgacttGCAAATCCGCACCCAGGACTCGTTCATATTCAATAAACCCTTTTTAATATTAACATGGGAATTATGTCAATTGGGTAAATGATACTATGTAAGCTCAATGCAACAAGCTCGACCGAGAAAATCTTGGTAGGAGAATTGAACGTGTGACCATTTAGTAATGTGATCAACTACTCTATCAACTTTATGCACTTCGAGGGGATGAGGTAAACAAATTTACTCTTATAGCCTCCTAGTTAAATTTTTATCGTTATATTGTCATTATactataaattttatatttctaTTAATCCGAATTCAAGAATTTTCTCCCACCGAGTAATTTCATTTTACAATTATATTGCATTTCAAAAGATTAATTAACACGtaaaattatgagaattaaTACACATGTAATTTAGCTAAGTACATAAAAGGCAAAAGCTTCTCATCAGAGTATTGAATAATATAAAAAAGtttataatgaaaaataatgtAAGGACCGtatatcgtattatcgtaaatcatatgttgattatcgataatttatgaaattgtcatgtgattatgtatatgatatatatcatgacaatggaaaatgagaaaataagtatcGAATATGAAtggacgttgtaagagctcgagtagagaagccggacgccaatacaaTACAAAACCAACGTTTTGTACAGAACATAtgacgcccgagaggtagaaaatgaccgtccgagcgccagtgtagaaTAAGAATGTGCTCGGACAGAACTCTCCGCACCCGAGCAATAGttttcgaccgcccgagcgcggtgcaagtgcactcgggggcagaacatctcgcgctcgggcgcgagaattctaccgcccgagcgcgagtgcGGTGGAGATAAGAATGAGTCTTTTGATTCATTTCTTATTCATTCCTTTTTAGTAAACTTCGAGGGAAAGAAAGGAAAAtcgatttctttcgtccgaatcaacttcgaaacgttgtccaaacgcGAAATAAATTATAGATTCGGAATCTTCGCGTTGAGGGCTTCCtgttgaggtaaatttcttctagtttcagcagctctaaatatcaaagtgctggaatatcatgtatttgaagtcgagattcttatatgtggtagaataaccgacaagaaactcatattcgaagtcgaaattgaattatgttatgaattggatttgatataaattttcaaagtttcaaaagatatttggaatttatattattgattttggatcatgttattgattgaaatgaatgtgttattaatgtagatagattattacactgatatcttcaagctacatcaactggaacgaagaattgaggtatgttgcgaccgggtaacatacgacaggtatctgtattatatgatatatgttggatttgtTTGATTGATTGtgatgagaatacatgtctatatgccttatttgttgagtttatgtggcatacatgacattgtgatttgaatatcgatgtataaaataaatgttttgttaacacacatcgtttgatgcatacatcgatacatgacatgcacgttgatctatgatccttggataccatGATATGATTcaattggattctggggtttgtgaacacaatggtatgtttggtattacatgacccttaaagcatagacattagtggccccgatgattgattgagatttgagatttgatggcgctttgtcgacgctatcatacgagtatcccttattgaggtcggtgtgccagctcgagcattgatttgatagcgattcgtttgattctgacatgtgctcagtggaaaggcatttgacctgatacctccacgacatacatgcattgcatactatatatcattgtttagttatctgtggtatatatgatggttgttccatacggaactttgctcacccccaaagggggatgttgttgtctttgtgtgtggacaatggcaggtactccaggatatcaggaggccggagagggtacttctgtagggagtcacagtttgggttgaggttttatgttttgttcccagtatatatatgtatctatataccggggcatgtcccgaggatatgagttgtttgtatatgattggttttgattatgtgtgggcgagttttatgatataagataaaatactatttttagtattcaaattataaaagaaatatttcgggctcattgtaaagaaaatttaaactctttttccgctgtaattaattaaccctaatcagattgtgttgtaataacgattaggagttaagggccccacaaaTAATGTAATAAATCATcatacaattttaaaattaaattatttaatatcaaACACTCGGGGTAACACTCCCTTTGAACACGTAAATATAGTCCCCATTTTCAAAACCAAGCCAGCGAAGGCTACAAGCTTCACGCATGATTCTCTGTTTgtgtatgaatatatatattcgTCGACCGGAAGTATTCTCCTCTCCAACTACATGTGCCTCACGTCCCCGTTTTTATGTTATGTTTGTGTATAAATACAACATTTAACCTGAACTTTTTAATGTGTTAGTTTCtgcttatttatatattattattttttagaattaatttttttaatgaaatatgtgtctatataattttgagagaattcgaAATGAGTTTTCCTAAAATATCCTTTTGACCAATTCATTTTATTTACGTTTTCttggaataataatttaaaatggaataataatttaaaaataaaaaatattttttaatcatatcatatctctcatatttttaatcctctcatatttttaaaaaggaaaaataaatattttttcaatcctctcatatttttaaaatagaacaataatttaaaatggaacaatgaatattttttcaatcatctcatatttttaaaatgttgattttaggtatgttttcccttcaatcctctcatatctctaatttttcaatcacccaaccaaataatacaaaatatttaataattaacatatattataaatatttatattttatatttttcattcgaattaaattaattattcaaaattatataataataataataataaacttaaatattatattttttattcgaattaaattaattattcaaaattataaataataataataataaaacttaaatattatattttttattcgaattaaattaattattaaaaattataataaataataatataatattacgtGGACGAGCGTCCGCGCTTACACGGACGCGGACGCAAAGCGCAGACGCTCATCCACGTGGAGCGTCCGCGCCTTGTAGGCGCGGATTGAATTACTTttgcaaaataatttttttcaaatttttttaaaatttttaaattaataataataaaaaacccGTTTCAGTTGGTGCGAGtcaagaaattaattatttattcacTAAGAACATAAATGAACTAAATCAAACAAACCGAGATATTTTAAAACcgattcaaatatttttttgatttaTATGTATAAATTTTGAACTCGACAAACAAATACTAACGTAATTCGTGTCATATACGAGtccaaaattaaattaattaatgattCTTCAATTCATTCATGAACCTTGATTGATCATTAGTTGCAAGTCCATAACCGCGAAggattatatataataatgaaGATATCGCAATTAGATACATATATAACTAGTCAGCTAGCTGCAGAGACGGTGATGAGGAAATCTGTATGTCTTCGACAGAAATCTCGGTGATGTCGTCGGCGCAGTTGTTGGTAGTTGCGGGACTTTCAATGGCGCCGCCCCCATTACACAGCACCACCTCCTTCTCCAAGTGCTGGCAGTAGCTTTCGAAAACCCTGGAGCTCACTGTAACTCCAAAGTCTAACAGGAAAAGCAACTCTATTTCCAGCCTGTTCAGCTCTGTGATGCTCACTCCTCCAACACGGGCGTAAAATGCATTGTTGTAGTGCctgaaattattatatataattaataatctaAAGATTTAGATTTGATTCGAATTTTTTCATTAAGAAATGTTTCTAAAGATTGAAACAAGGGGTGACACGTTCATTGATTTTtgattaaaaatacattttcacTCAGCAGTCAGCACCCAAAAAATAATCCAAGTAAGTCGAtcgaattcaattaaaaagaattagagtgagtaaaaaaaaaaaggataaaTCCATGGAAAATTTGAAAATACTCACACATCATCCAGGATCTTGGAAGCCACCAAAACACTGGTGAGCAGCAGCCTATGAACATTGAGTGAAACCAGAAGTGAGTCCGGATACTTATGCAGAACCCGATCGATATACACGAACCCAACCACGAAACAAGAAGGGCTACAGCTCGTATACTTGTATATTCTCTCTATATATTTTTCAAGGCTAATTCCAGGCTGTCTCACGCCATGAAAGGAGCTCAAGCTTCTCCCTAACCACAAACCACCAGTACTCTTTTCGTGGTTGTCCAGGAGTTGGTCATTCCGGCTCACGAGCTTCTCGAGCATGTAGGATAGAATGGTCAGCACTCGCGGCGTCGATGCCCCTTCTTGGCCAGCCTGCGGTGGCGGTGGCATTCTAGTGTTTGATGAATGAATTGGTTTTTGTGGCCTGTATCAATGCATCTTATCTAGATGTGATGCCTGAGTGACACGTGGCGGTGTTATTTGCCCGTCAAATTTTGTTCAGTTCCCATTCGTCCCCagaaatttttttcttgaggATTATTATATGTATGGATGAGAAGGAAACTCTGgtcaaacctcaaattatttttttatgaataaataTTATCTTTACTGGCAATATTGCTTTCCAGGAAGGGTAAAAATTTTCAATTCCcataataaaataacatatcatcatttaatatttgtttCATTTTCACAAATGTACTTTTACATATATTATTCCATTAATTCATCATGTTGTTCGATACAATATAATATAGAGAAAAgcaattcaaaaaataaattccGGTGTAGATTGTAAAATTAAAACCAAACAATGTGTATCTGATGATTTCATACCAACCTGCAGTGACATTTTTCATTATTTGTgcatgtaaaaagt
Protein-coding sequences here:
- the LOC142555105 gene encoding uncharacterized protein LOC142555105 isoform X1, with protein sequence MEGIWVQIMGTLGSVDLESSGAAQPRRECGGRSLNNEFFCLSICSVLEQIEVLRSMAFNGSGCSRSTSGTAEPERGLKKTPWTLSEDNILREYVKKHGEGNWGSIQEISGLDKSGKSCRNRWANYLRPNLKKGAFSAEEEKLIIELHGEHGNKWAHIAAQLQGRTDNEVKNYWNMRLKKCQRSGLAIYPQEMSRLNQPLNSSPSPAFSSHLASFQPQDPNLLCLSNSIVSPSPNDPLPNMLDKSCSANYLTFARESNGGMALSLMVSDASNELFSSPTLVTVPSVNQILPNSLLALPVQENFLNFGFNPDPNKWVLGLPAMQSPGMVTLTLEPFSSDNVIATPNSSAGDFEVMKSEFLQGPENKDSRDDFRFLNEELSKLLDVPLSAPIPEWDDLDPRTF
- the LOC142555196 gene encoding cyclin-U1-1-like, producing the protein MPPPPQAGQEGASTPRVLTILSYMLEKLVSRNDQLLDNHEKSTGGLWLGRSLSSFHGVRQPGISLEKYIERIYKYTSCSPSCFVVGFVYIDRVLHKYPDSLLVSLNVHRLLLTSVLVASKILDDVHYNNAFYARVGGVSITELNRLEIELLFLLDFGVTVSSRVFESYCQHLEKEVVLCNGGGAIESPATTNNCADDITEISVEDIQISSSPSLQLAD
- the LOC142555105 gene encoding uncharacterized protein LOC142555105 isoform X3; amino-acid sequence: MAFNGSGCSRSTSGTAEPERGLKKTPWTLSEDNILREYVKKHGEGNWGSIQEISGLDKSGKSCRNRWANYLRPNLKKGAFSAEEEKLIIELHGEHGNKWAHIAAQLQGRTDNEVKNYWNMRLKKCQRSGLAIYPQEMSRLNQPLNSSPSPAFSSHLASFQPQDPNLLCLSNSIVSPSPNDPLPNMLDKSCSANYLTFARESNGGMALSLMVSDASNELFSSPTLVTVPSVNQILPNSLLALPVQENFLNFGFNPDPNKWVLGLPAMQSPGMVTLTLEPFSSDNVIATPNSSAGDFEVMKSEFLQGPENKDSRDDFRFLNEELSKLLDVPLSAPIPEWDDLDPRTF
- the LOC142555105 gene encoding uncharacterized protein LOC142555105 isoform X2 codes for the protein MEGIWVQIMGTLGSVDLESGAAQPRRECGGRSLNNEFFCLSICSVLEQIEVLRSMAFNGSGCSRSTSGTAEPERGLKKTPWTLSEDNILREYVKKHGEGNWGSIQEISGLDKSGKSCRNRWANYLRPNLKKGAFSAEEEKLIIELHGEHGNKWAHIAAQLQGRTDNEVKNYWNMRLKKCQRSGLAIYPQEMSRLNQPLNSSPSPAFSSHLASFQPQDPNLLCLSNSIVSPSPNDPLPNMLDKSCSANYLTFARESNGGMALSLMVSDASNELFSSPTLVTVPSVNQILPNSLLALPVQENFLNFGFNPDPNKWVLGLPAMQSPGMVTLTLEPFSSDNVIATPNSSAGDFEVMKSEFLQGPENKDSRDDFRFLNEELSKLLDVPLSAPIPEWDDLDPRTF